In a single window of the Oculatellaceae cyanobacterium genome:
- a CDS encoding DUF4394 domain-containing protein translates to MKLNKIYSLASALAVATILNQLGIINSANAATIRLTGLTDNNTLVSFKPESPNSIASVGVTGLNGNLLGIDFRPANQMLYGVTDTNNIYTINPTTGAATFVSTLSPTLFTAGQQSGFDFNPVPDRLRLVGNNDQNLRINVDTGAVIVDGTLAYAATDANAGANPNITAAAYTNSFAGTTTTQLFNIDSNLDILVQQNPPNNGTLNTIGSLGIDFGSTGGFDIFTGSDQTTNTAFAASGSSLYNINLATGAATTLGTIGNNVNIVGLAATSVPESSNTNSLLGFGVFGLAFGLFSRYSRRVKLVN, encoded by the coding sequence ATGAAACTAAACAAGATATACTCGCTCGCTTCTGCATTAGCTGTAGCAACGATATTAAATCAGTTAGGGATAATTAACTCAGCAAATGCAGCTACTATCAGGTTAACTGGTCTAACCGACAATAACACTTTAGTTTCTTTCAAACCTGAGAGTCCTAATAGTATTGCCAGCGTTGGAGTTACAGGGCTTAATGGTAATTTGCTAGGAATTGATTTCCGACCAGCTAATCAGATGCTTTATGGTGTAACAGACACAAATAACATTTATACCATTAACCCTACTACTGGTGCTGCTACTTTTGTAAGTACCCTTTCACCTACTCTCTTTACAGCAGGACAACAGTCAGGATTTGACTTCAATCCAGTACCCGATCGCCTGCGATTAGTTGGTAATAACGACCAAAACTTGCGTATTAATGTCGATACTGGAGCGGTTATTGTTGATGGTACATTGGCTTATGCTGCAACAGACGCAAACGCAGGGGCTAATCCAAATATTACTGCCGCCGCATACACTAATTCATTCGCTGGAACAACAACAACTCAACTTTTTAATATAGACTCGAATTTGGATATATTGGTTCAGCAAAACCCACCAAATAATGGCACTCTCAACACTATAGGCTCTCTTGGGATTGACTTTGGTTCAACTGGAGGGTTTGACATTTTCACAGGTAGCGATCAAACAACAAATACTGCGTTTGCAGCATCAGGTTCAAGTTTATATAACATCAACTTAGCTACAGGTGCAGCTACAACACTTGGTACTATTGGTAATAATGTGAATATCGTTGGTCTTGCTGCAACTTCTGTTCCTGAATCTAGTAATACTAATTCTTTGCTGGGTTTTGGTGTATTTGGTTTAGCCTTTGGCTTATTCAGTCGCTATAGTCGTCGCGTTAAGTTAGTTAATTAG
- a CDS encoding SDR family oxidoreductase — protein sequence MPEQELQPPQHQEKQPGIESEMTPKPKSDDDKYRGSGKLEGKVALITGGDSGIGRAVAIAFAKEGADVAIAYLNEHDDAKEAKQLVEQQGRKCFTIAGDIGDESFCQQAVQQTVDALGKLDVLVNNAAEQHPQESIEDITAEQLERTFRTNIFSMFYLTKAAMKHLKEGSAIINTTSVTAYKGNQQLLDYSSTKGAIVAFTRSLSQSLVEKGIRVNGVAPGPIWTPLIPATFPEEKVASFGKEVPMQRAGQPEEIAPSYVFLASDDSSYLSGQILHPNGGVVVNG from the coding sequence ATGCCAGAACAAGAATTACAACCGCCTCAACATCAGGAAAAACAACCAGGTATTGAGTCAGAAATGACTCCAAAACCTAAATCTGATGATGATAAATATCGCGGTAGTGGCAAGTTAGAAGGTAAGGTAGCATTAATTACGGGTGGCGATAGTGGAATTGGTCGTGCAGTTGCGATCGCATTTGCCAAAGAAGGTGCTGATGTGGCGATCGCATATCTCAACGAACACGACGACGCTAAAGAAGCCAAGCAGTTAGTGGAACAACAAGGTCGCAAATGTTTCACAATTGCAGGGGATATCGGCGACGAAAGCTTTTGTCAACAAGCAGTACAACAAACAGTTGATGCTTTGGGTAAACTAGATGTTCTAGTTAACAATGCTGCTGAACAGCATCCCCAAGAAAGCATTGAAGATATTACTGCTGAACAATTGGAACGCACTTTTCGCACCAATATTTTCTCAATGTTTTATCTGACTAAAGCAGCAATGAAGCATCTCAAAGAAGGAAGTGCAATTATTAACACAACTTCAGTTACTGCTTATAAAGGCAATCAACAACTACTAGATTATTCCTCTACAAAAGGTGCAATTGTTGCCTTTACTCGCTCTTTATCACAATCTTTAGTAGAAAAAGGAATTCGTGTTAATGGGGTCGCACCTGGCCCAATTTGGACACCATTAATTCCGGCGACTTTCCCGGAAGAAAAGGTTGCTAGTTTTGGTAAAGAAGTCCCAATGCAACGCGCTGGACAACCAGAAGAAATTGCTCCTAGTTATGTATTTTTAGCTTCGGATGACTCTTCTTATCTATCTGGTCAAATTCTACATCCTAATGGTGGGGTAGTTGTCAACGGATAA